One stretch of Miscanthus floridulus cultivar M001 chromosome 18, ASM1932011v1, whole genome shotgun sequence DNA includes these proteins:
- the LOC136519708 gene encoding enolase 1-like, which translates to MVQQLDGTSNEWGWCKQKLGANAILAVSLAVCKAGAMVKKIPLYQHIASLAGNKTLVLPVPAFNVINGGSHAGNKLAMQEFMILPTGASSFKEAMKMGVEVYHNLKSIIKKKYGQDATNVGDEGGFAPNIQENKEGLELLKAAIEKAGYTGKVVIGMDVAASEFFSEKDKTYDLNFKEENNDGSNKISGDSLKDLYKSFVSEYPIVSIEDPFDQDDWTTYAKLTDEIGQQVQIVGDDLLVTNPTRVAKAINEKTCNALLLKVNQIGSVTESIEAVRMSKRAGWGVMASHRSGETEDTFIADLSVGLATGQIKTGAPCRSERLAKYNQLLRIEEELGDAAVYAGAKFRAPVEPY; encoded by the exons ATGGTCCAACAGCTTGATGGAACCTCCAACGAATGGGGCTGGTGCAAACAGAAG CTTGGAGCAAATGCCATTCTTGCGGTTTCACTTGCTGTGTGCAAAGCTGGGGCTATGGTGAAGAAGATTCCTCTTTACCAG CACATCGCAAGTCTTGCTGGAAACAAAACTCTGGTGCTCCCTGTACCTGCCTTTAATGTGATTAATGGAGGATCACATGCTGGAAACAAGCTTGCCATGCAG GAGTTCATGATCCTCCCAACTGGTGCCTCCTCGTTCAAGGAGGCCATGAAGATGGGAGTTGAGGTGTACCACAACCTGAAG AGCATAATCAAGAAGAAGTATGGTCAAGATGCCACAAATGTTGGGGATGAAGGTGGTTTTGCACCTAACATTCAG GAAAACAAAGAAGGCCTTGAACTACTGAAGGCAGCTATAGAAAAGGCTGGCTACACCGGAAAG GTGGTCATTGGAATGGATGTTGCTGCTTCTGAATTCTTTAGTGAGAAGGACAAGACTTATGATCTTAATTTCAAGGAGGAG AACAACGATGGTTCAAACAAAATTTCAGGTGACAGCCTGAAAGATCTGTACAAGTCCTTTGTATCTGAGTACCCTATTGTGTCTATCGAAGATCCATTCGACCAGGATGACTGGACCACTTATGCCAAACTCACTGATGAGATTGGACAGCAAGTGCAGATTGTAGGAGATGATCTTCTCGTTActaaccccact AGGGTTGCCAAGGCCATCAATGAGAAGACATGCAATGCTCTTCTCTTGAAG GTGAACCAAATCGGCTCTGTGACCGAGAGTATCGAAGCTGTTAGAATGTCCAAGCGTGCCGGATGGGGAGTGATGGCAAGCCACAGGAG TGGCGAGACAGAGGACACCTTCATTGCTGACCTCTCAGTTGGCCTGGCTACG GGCCAAATCAAGACAGGAGCTCCCTGCCGGTCTGAGCGCCTGGCCAAATACAACCAG CTGCTCAGGATCGAGGAAGAGCTCGGTGATGCCGCAGTCTACGCCGGAGCAAAGTTCAGGGCACCAGTGGAGCCCTACTAA